TCAAGAGCAGCGTCTTTTTCTATATATTTTCTATACTCATTTAAAGTAGTTGCTCCTACGCATCTTAACGTTCCCCTTGCGAGAGCTGGTTTTAACATGTTAGATGCGTCAACTGCTCCTTCGCTGGCTCCAGCGCCTACAAGAGTATGAAGCTCATCAATAAAAAGTATTATATCTCCTTCAGCGTTTTCCACTTCTTTTATGACCGCTTTTAACCTATCTTCAAATTCTCCTCGATATTTTGCACCGGCAATTAATGCGCCCATGTCAAGAGCTACGAGCATTCTATTTTTGAGACTTTCAGGCACATCGCCAGTGATAATACGTTGAGCAAGACCTTCAACAATAGCGGTTTTACCAACTCCAGGCTCTCCAATAAGTACTGGGTTATTTTTAGTTCTTCTTGAAAGAACTTGAACTATCCGCCTTATTTCGTCATCTCTTCCTATTACGGGGTCAAGTTTTCCTGCTCTTGCAAGGTCTGTAAGATTTTTGCTGAATTTTTGCAATGCTTGATATTTTTCTTCGGGATTTTGATCCGTTACTCTTTGGCTACCCCTTATTTCCATCAAAACCCTAAGAAGATTTTCTTTTGTTATTCCATAACGCGATAAAAGCTTTGCAGCTTCAATATTTTTTTCTTCAATAATTGCTAAAATAATATGTTCAATACTTACATATTCGTCCTTCATTTTTGAAGATATAGAAAAAGCATTATCCAAAATATGCTTTGTATTTCTTGATAAATAGGGATCTTCACTTCCACTTCCAGTTATTTTAGGAAATTTATTAATAGACATTAATGCTTCATTTAAAAGTGCATTGGGCGACACTCCTAATTTTTTTACTATTGATCTTCCGATACCTTCTTTTTCTGCAAGGATATTATATAATAAATGCTCAGGCTCGATCGCCTGATTGTTATTTTGTCTGGCAAGTGCTTGAGCATTTTGGATAATCTCTTGGGATTTTATCGTAAATTTATCAAAACGCATATAGAACCTCCAAAGTAATTATATTTGTATTATTATGGGTACAAATTTTGCATATGGTCAAATATAATAATGATAAATATGGATGTCAACCATAGTATGTCATTAATTTTAAATATTTTGTTCTAATGCCTCTCGGACACTGACAGCTAATTTATTGATAGAGAATGGTTTTGGAATGAATTTTATTCCATCATCCATTATACCTTGGTGAGCAATTACGTCAGATGTATAGCCAGACATAAAAAGACATTTCAAATTTGGTTTGATAGCTATTAGTCTTTCCGAGAGTTCTCGACCATTCATTTCCGGCATTACTACGTATTTCAAGTGTTCCTGAAAGATATATTAATGTTTCATCAGCTTTTTGCTCAAGGCTTTTTTTTGTCGTTTGGGATATAACATAATACATTGCTCTGACTCTCCCCATGCCTAAAGGCAGGGGGTTCTAACGACAATATCGGAGATACCTCTGCGGCTCTCGCTGAGGGGCTACAACATCCGCAGTCTTTATCTCCGTTGAATCGAATTAAGCGTGCGAACAGCTTTGTCTTTGGGCAAGCCCAAAGCTGGCAGGGACAGCCCTGCCACTCGCCGTTTCAATACAGCTCGATATCGTACGCTTCCTTTCGGAAAGTTTAAAGCTTCCTGGCATTACT
The sequence above is drawn from the Desulfobacterales bacterium genome and encodes:
- a CDS encoding response regulator, yielding MPEMNGRELSERLIAIKPNLKCLFMSGYTSDVIAHQGIMDDGIKFIPKPFSINKLAVSVREALEQNI